One window from the genome of Streptomyces sp. WZ-12 encodes:
- the mtnA gene encoding S-methyl-5-thioribose-1-phosphate isomerase yields the protein MADQHEAPEAGGGSLAIPSLRWAEPPEGPAVVLLDQTRLPAEEAELVCADVPTLVRAIRTLAVRGAPLLGIAGAYGVALAAARGLDVEEAAEALAHARPTAVNLGYGVRRAAAAYRRSVAGGAGPEDAAGAALAEARAVHGEDRAASARMAEHGLALLGELLPGGGHRILTHCNTGALVSGGEGTALAVALAAHRAGALRRLWVDETRPLLQGARLTAYEAARAGMAYTVLADGAAGSLFAAGEVDAVLIGADRIAADGAVANKVGSYPLAVLARHHGVPFVVVAPTSTVDLETKEGSAIEVEQRPGGEVTEFSLPHLRGAGGEAGGGVPVAPLGAPAYNPAFDVTPAELVTAIVTEAGVVSPVTGERLADVCSASRWRTSRSGNGMMAE from the coding sequence ATGGCTGATCAGCACGAAGCACCGGAGGCGGGCGGTGGGTCGCTCGCGATCCCGTCGTTGCGCTGGGCGGAACCACCCGAGGGCCCGGCCGTGGTCCTTCTCGACCAAACGCGGCTGCCAGCAGAGGAGGCCGAACTGGTCTGCGCGGACGTCCCGACGCTGGTGCGGGCGATCCGGACGTTGGCCGTGCGCGGGGCGCCGCTGTTGGGCATCGCGGGCGCGTACGGCGTTGCGCTGGCCGCGGCGCGGGGGCTCGACGTCGAGGAGGCCGCGGAGGCACTGGCGCACGCCCGACCGACCGCGGTCAACCTCGGTTACGGCGTCCGGCGCGCGGCCGCGGCGTACCGGCGGTCGGTGGCCGGCGGCGCCGGTCCGGAGGATGCGGCAGGGGCGGCGCTGGCCGAGGCGCGGGCCGTCCACGGGGAGGACCGGGCGGCCAGCGCGCGCATGGCGGAGCACGGTCTGGCGCTGCTGGGCGAGCTGCTGCCCGGTGGCGGACATCGGATTCTCACGCACTGCAACACGGGTGCCCTGGTCTCCGGAGGAGAGGGGACCGCCCTGGCGGTGGCGCTGGCGGCGCACCGGGCGGGCGCGCTGCGGCGGTTGTGGGTGGATGAGACCCGGCCGCTGCTGCAAGGGGCACGGCTGACCGCCTACGAGGCGGCGCGCGCCGGGATGGCGTACACGGTGCTGGCGGACGGCGCTGCGGGTTCGCTGTTCGCCGCCGGTGAGGTGGACGCCGTGCTCATCGGCGCCGACCGGATCGCGGCGGACGGCGCGGTGGCCAACAAGGTCGGGAGCTATCCCCTGGCCGTGCTCGCCCGCCACCACGGCGTCCCGTTCGTGGTGGTGGCACCGACCAGCACGGTGGATCTGGAGACGAAGGAGGGGAGCGCCATAGAGGTGGAGCAGCGGCCGGGCGGCGAGGTGACGGAGTTCTCCCTGCCGCACCTGCGAGGTGCCGGAGGGGAGGCCGGCGGCGGGGTGCCGGTGGCGCCGTTGGGCGCGCCGGCCTACAACCCGGCCTTCGACGTCACGCCCGCGGAGCTGGTGACGGCGATCGTCACGGAGGCCGGGGTGGTGTCGCCGGTGACCGGCGAGCGTCTGGCGGACGTGTGTTCCGCCTCACGATGGAGAACGTCACGATCAGGTAATGGGATGATGGCCGAATGA
- the mtrA gene encoding two-component system response regulator MtrA, which yields MKGRVLVVDDDTALAEMLGIVLRGEGFEPSFVSDGDKALAAFRETKPDLVLLDLMLPGRDGIEVCRLIRAESGVPIVMLTAKSDTVDVVVGLESGADDYVVKPFKPKELVARIRARLRRSEEPAPEQLAIGDLVIDVAGHSVKRDGQSIALTPLEFDLLVALARKPWQVFTREVLLEQVWGYRHAADTRLVNVHVQRLRSKVERDPERPEIVVTVRGVGYKAGPS from the coding sequence ATGAAGGGACGCGTCCTGGTCGTCGACGACGACACCGCACTGGCAGAGATGCTCGGCATCGTGCTGCGTGGTGAGGGCTTTGAACCGTCGTTCGTGTCGGACGGCGACAAGGCGCTCGCTGCGTTCCGCGAGACCAAGCCCGATCTTGTACTGCTCGACTTGATGTTGCCCGGACGGGACGGCATCGAGGTGTGCCGGCTGATCCGGGCCGAGTCGGGCGTACCGATCGTCATGCTGACCGCCAAGAGCGACACGGTGGATGTGGTGGTCGGCCTCGAATCGGGTGCGGACGACTATGTCGTCAAACCGTTCAAGCCCAAGGAGCTGGTGGCCCGGATCCGGGCGCGGCTGCGGCGCTCGGAGGAGCCGGCGCCCGAGCAACTGGCCATCGGGGACCTCGTCATCGACGTGGCGGGGCACTCCGTGAAGCGGGACGGGCAGTCGATCGCGCTGACCCCGTTGGAGTTCGATCTGCTGGTGGCGCTGGCGCGCAAGCCGTGGCAGGTGTTCACCCGCGAGGTGCTGCTGGAGCAGGTCTGGGGCTATCGGCACGCCGCGGACACCCGGCTCGTCAACGTCCATGTGCAGCGGCTGCGTTCGAAGGTCGAGCGGGACCCGGAGCGACCGGAGATCGTGGTGACCGTGCGCGGCGTCGGCTACAAGGCCGGGCCTAGCTGA
- the mtrB gene encoding MtrAB system histidine kinase MtrB, which yields MSFSDRLAARLLRGGQLLPDGAVSGPVHPLLRLFSRWVRRPLLPALRLWRRNIQLRVVATTLLMSLAVVLLLGVVVVGQVRNGLLTAKAQAAQSQAVGGFEVARKLADGGDDNHTDDSNRTASRGSQDSATWLTSLVEQLASGGQGVFSVVALSSDSDEPFGDATPGTRGPRASGDVDPERSVPPDLRRKLDSKSGTFRQYTQIRRIGSNDGMPALIIGKRLNDINGNQYQLYYLFPFNQEEESLKLVTGTLATAGVFVVILLGAIAWLVVRQVVTPVRMAAGISERLAAGLLQERMKVTGEDDIARLGESFNKMAQNLQLKIQQLEELSRMQRRFVSDVSHELRTPLTTVRMAADVIHEVRDEFDPATARSAELLRGQLDRFESLLAELLEISRFDAGAAALEAEPVDLRDVVHRVIEGAEPLAERTGTRIVVRGAEHPVMAEADPRRVERILRNLVVNAVEHGEGRDVVVRLASAGGRSDGAVAVAVRDYGVGLKPGEATRVFNRFWRADPARARTTGGTGLGLSIAIEDARLHGGWLQAWGEPGGGSQFRLTLPRTAGEALRGSPIPLEPEDSRRHRGLDENGRPRAGRKPATVPAQPRPGTPHAPARPASTPAALPPGGSRALPPQGTAPTTEDARADDTAPDDTTPNTAPGADAPGADVPDNGAGRRGGPAADRTEQETVGDVEREGGRRGR from the coding sequence ATGTCCTTTTCGGATCGGTTGGCGGCACGGCTGCTGCGCGGCGGGCAACTGCTGCCCGACGGCGCGGTGAGCGGGCCGGTCCACCCCCTGCTGCGGCTCTTCAGCCGCTGGGTGCGCCGCCCGCTGCTGCCCGCACTGCGACTGTGGCGGCGCAACATCCAACTCCGGGTGGTCGCCACCACGTTGCTGATGTCGCTGGCCGTGGTGCTGTTGCTCGGCGTCGTGGTCGTCGGCCAGGTCCGCAACGGCCTGCTGACCGCCAAGGCACAGGCCGCCCAGAGCCAGGCCGTCGGCGGCTTTGAGGTCGCCCGGAAGCTGGCCGACGGCGGCGACGACAACCACACCGACGACAGCAACCGCACCGCCAGCCGCGGCTCCCAGGATTCCGCGACCTGGTTGACCAGCCTCGTCGAGCAGCTCGCCAGCGGCGGCCAGGGCGTGTTCTCGGTCGTCGCGCTCAGCTCCGACTCCGACGAGCCGTTCGGCGACGCCACGCCCGGCACCCGAGGACCGCGCGCCTCCGGGGACGTCGATCCCGAGCGCAGCGTCCCGCCGGACCTGCGGCGGAAGTTGGACAGCAAGTCCGGGACGTTCCGCCAGTACACCCAGATCCGGCGCATCGGATCCAACGACGGCATGCCGGCGTTGATCATCGGCAAGCGGCTCAACGACATCAACGGCAACCAGTACCAGCTCTACTACCTCTTCCCGTTCAACCAGGAAGAGGAGTCGCTGAAGCTGGTCACCGGCACGCTGGCGACCGCCGGGGTGTTCGTGGTGATCCTGCTCGGCGCCATCGCCTGGCTGGTGGTCCGTCAGGTCGTCACGCCGGTGCGGATGGCCGCGGGGATCTCCGAGCGGCTGGCCGCCGGCCTCCTCCAGGAGCGGATGAAGGTCACCGGCGAGGACGACATCGCCCGGCTCGGCGAGTCCTTCAACAAGATGGCGCAGAACCTCCAACTCAAGATCCAGCAGTTGGAGGAACTGTCCCGGATGCAGCGGCGGTTCGTCTCCGACGTCTCGCACGAGCTGCGCACCCCGCTCACCACCGTGCGGATGGCCGCCGATGTCATCCACGAGGTGCGGGACGAGTTCGACCCGGCCACCGCGCGCTCCGCGGAGCTGCTGCGCGGCCAGCTCGACCGCTTCGAGTCGCTGCTCGCCGAACTGCTGGAGATCAGCCGGTTCGACGCCGGCGCGGCGGCCCTGGAGGCCGAGCCGGTCGACCTGCGCGATGTGGTCCACCGCGTCATCGAGGGCGCCGAACCGCTCGCCGAGCGCACGGGCACCCGCATCGTCGTGCGCGGTGCCGAGCACCCCGTCATGGCCGAGGCCGATCCGCGCCGGGTGGAGCGGATCCTGCGCAACCTCGTCGTCAACGCCGTCGAGCACGGCGAGGGCCGCGACGTCGTGGTCCGGCTGGCGTCCGCGGGCGGTCGCAGCGACGGCGCGGTGGCCGTCGCGGTCCGGGACTACGGCGTCGGCCTCAAGCCCGGCGAGGCGACCAGGGTCTTCAACCGCTTCTGGCGCGCGGACCCGGCCCGGGCCCGGACGACCGGCGGCACCGGGCTCGGCCTCTCCATCGCCATCGAGGACGCCCGGCTGCACGGCGGTTGGCTCCAGGCGTGGGGCGAGCCGGGCGGCGGCTCCCAGTTCCGACTGACGCTGCCCCGTACGGCCGGCGAGGCGCTGCGTGGCTCCCCGATACCCCTGGAGCCGGAGGACTCCCGGCGCCACCGCGGCCTGGACGAGAACGGGCGGCCCCGCGCGGGCCGCAAGCCCGCCACCGTCCCGGCCCAGCCGCGCCCCGGCACGCCGCACGCCCCGGCCCGGCCGGCATCGACCCCGGCCGCGCTGCCCCCCGGCGGCTCCCGCGCGCTGCCCCCGCAAGGAACCGCGCCGACGACCGAGGACGCGCGCGCCGACGACACGGCACCCGACGACACGACACCCAACACTGCACCGGGCGCGGACGCACCGGGCGCGGACGTGCCGGACAACGGTGCGGGGCGGCGCGGCGGTCCGGCCGCGGACCGCACCGAGCAGGAAACCGTAGGCGATGTGGAGCGGGAAGGCGGGCGGCGTGGGCGCTGA